The sequence GGACTTAGCAATTTCATCGTTTTAACTCTGGGGACGGGAATTGGCGGAGGAATAGTTTTGAACGGCAGATTGCTGATGGGAGCTCACGGCTATGCAGGAGAACCGGGACACATGGCCTTAGGCGACGATGAGCGTTGCGGATGCGGATGCCTCGGACATCTTGAAGCTATCGGAGGCACCGATGCAATCGAAAGAAAAGCAGGCCGCAACGACTTGCCCGAAGACATGAAGATACTTTGGGCGCGAAGGAAAGAGCCGGAGGTAGCACGAATCATAAACCCTTCTTTAGAGGCAATAGCCAAAGCTATCGCTTCGATGGTTCATCTCTTCGACCCCGAAACGATCATCTTGGGAGGGGGGCTCAGCCAAGCAGAGGGACTCCTTGCCGTCCTGGAACCCTTAGTCCACAAACATATCGTTCCCCTCTACAAAGGTGCCTTCTCTTTGAAGATCAGTTCCCTGGGAAACGACGCAGCCATATTTGGAGCCGCTTCCCTCGTAAGCGAGGAATCACCTGCATCCTCCTGACCTGTTTGCAACGACTTCAAGCTTTGGGTGAACTGTCTTTTCCTCTTCCCTGAGCTTCTTCAACTCCCGTCTAATAGCAAAAAAGGCCAATATCGACCCGCCAAGATCGGTAGCCGGGAAAGCCATCCATATGCCATCCAAGCCCAAAAAACTAGGCATGATCAATACGGCAGGGTAGCAAATGCCGAGCTGACGGACAAGCTGAATGAACAACGCCTCACGAGCTCTCCCTAAAGACTGGAGAGTATAGGAAGTGACCACGAATACGGCAGCAGCCGGTAGAAAGATGTAGCCAACCTTCAATGCACGTGAGGTCATATGGATTAACGTTAAATTATCGTTGCAAAAGATTTGCACAATTCTCCCGGCAAAAAACTGAGTGGAGAACCAGGAAAGAGAAAAGACCAACAGACAAGCCCCAAGGGCAAGCAATATGGCCTTTCTAACGCGTTGATACAAGCCTGCTCCGTAATTGTAACCGATTATTGGTTGAGCTGCCTCGCTTATGCCTAGGGCCGGCAGAAAGAATAGCGTATCCAACGTGAGAAATATACCTACGGAGGATACGGCCAAATCTCCCCCAAGTCTCAGCGCTCTTTGATTTAAAAGCACCAACAACACAGCAAAGGATATTGAAGTTATACAGGGAGTTATCCCTATCGACACTATGGAACCCATTAAGGAGGCTCGTGGTTTTAAATTCCTATATTTGATCTTAAGTACGCTGTATTTAAGATAATAAATTGCAACCCACAGGCATGACAGGAATTCTGAAATTGTCGTACCCCAGGCGGCACCCTTTATTCCCCAACCTAAGTGGCAAATAAAAAGCCAGTCCAGGAAGATGTTGACCCCCGTTCCCAGAACCAGGGTACCCATTGCCCACCTGGGCGATCCTTCGGCCCTGATCAATGAGTTAAGGACAAAGGAAATCACAAAAAAGGACATCCCGTACAACACGATGACCATGTAATCGCGAGCTGGGCCCAAGATATCTTCGCTTGCACCAAAGAGTTTCAAAGCCGACTCAAGGGACGAAGCCATGCCGAGGCAGATAAAGATCGCGATAATAACGGATAAGGTAAAGGCATTCCCCAAGGCCAGCTCAGCCCTCTTTTTCCTGCCGGCGCCCAAACTCCTGGAGGCAATCGAAGCCGCCCCCACGCAAACCAAAAGGCAGAGGGCAATGGATAACTCAAAAAGAGGGAAAGCCACCGTAACGGCAGCAAGACCCGTCTCGCCGACGTTTTGCCCTATGAAAATTCTATCAACTATGTTATAGAGAGCATTCGCGAACAATCCCGCAATTGCCGGAAGCGAAAATGCCAAAAGAAGTCTGCCGATAGGTTCTTTGCCAAGTCGTTCTGTTTTTTCGTCGACATTGATCATCCAATTCCCCCTTTCGTGCTAAAATGCATACAATATTCGCCCATTGCCGTAACCCTATTATACCACATGCTTCGAAAGTAGCGAAG is a genomic window of Acetomicrobium thermoterrenum DSM 13490 containing:
- a CDS encoding MATE family efflux transporter gives rise to the protein MINVDEKTERLGKEPIGRLLLAFSLPAIAGLFANALYNIVDRIFIGQNVGETGLAAVTVAFPLFELSIALCLLVCVGAASIASRSLGAGRKKRAELALGNAFTLSVIIAIFICLGMASSLESALKLFGASEDILGPARDYMVIVLYGMSFFVISFVLNSLIRAEGSPRWAMGTLVLGTGVNIFLDWLFICHLGWGIKGAAWGTTISEFLSCLWVAIYYLKYSVLKIKYRNLKPRASLMGSIVSIGITPCITSISFAVLLVLLNQRALRLGGDLAVSSVGIFLTLDTLFFLPALGISEAAQPIIGYNYGAGLYQRVRKAILLALGACLLVFSLSWFSTQFFAGRIVQIFCNDNLTLIHMTSRALKVGYIFLPAAAVFVVTSYTLQSLGRAREALFIQLVRQLGICYPAVLIMPSFLGLDGIWMAFPATDLGGSILAFFAIRRELKKLREEEKTVHPKLEVVANRSGGCR
- a CDS encoding ROK family protein codes for the protein MSDLAIGIDIGGHYIKAALVEGDKILRRWEEPTSEGRTLKGVIEQLQRIVEKLEPPGYMLSVGIGIPGFLDLQREHLVLSPNFPNWKGIPIKSMFEKNLQRRIAIENDANCYALGEQMTGLAKGLSNFIVLTLGTGIGGGIVLNGRLLMGAHGYAGEPGHMALGDDERCGCGCLGHLEAIGGTDAIERKAGRNDLPEDMKILWARRKEPEVARIINPSLEAIAKAIASMVHLFDPETIILGGGLSQAEGLLAVLEPLVHKHIVPLYKGAFSLKISSLGNDAAIFGAASLVSEESPASS